The Pseudanabaena galeata CCNP1313 genome includes a region encoding these proteins:
- a CDS encoding response regulator transcription factor: protein MIQFHNPRAIGITRQESISLIPISIEIVEGNPNLASLLGWHLQQIGYSVFQAVSCQQAKLVFQKQQPSLVILSTDLPDGDGIELCRWLHKQRSSLIFVISSRTNESDIVEGLKAGADDYLTKPFGMQEFLARVEALTRRLRTSAPPACLDYGVLKIDLVQRQVRLKGNAIDLTPQEFSLLYVLAQSEGLALSRAELLQRAWPDEINNPRTVDTHVLSLRKKLEVDPQQPNLIQTVRNIGYRFNPEALMRSPLRPNSQNLNNSNSDRPPQFTAPPSRSFAKY, encoded by the coding sequence ATGATCCAATTTCATAATCCGAGAGCTATAGGCATTACTCGGCAGGAGAGTATTTCTTTGATTCCAATCAGCATAGAAATTGTAGAAGGTAATCCGAATCTTGCCTCTCTCTTGGGTTGGCATTTGCAGCAGATTGGCTATTCGGTATTTCAGGCAGTAAGTTGTCAGCAAGCAAAGCTGGTATTTCAAAAACAGCAGCCGAGCTTGGTCATCTTAAGTACCGATCTGCCTGATGGGGATGGTATCGAGTTATGTCGTTGGCTTCATAAGCAAAGAAGTTCCTTAATATTCGTGATTTCATCACGCACCAATGAATCTGACATTGTGGAAGGTTTAAAGGCGGGTGCGGATGACTATTTGACTAAGCCTTTCGGGATGCAGGAATTTCTAGCAAGAGTGGAAGCCTTGACCCGCAGATTACGCACATCTGCGCCCCCCGCTTGCTTAGACTACGGTGTACTGAAGATCGATCTGGTACAACGACAAGTAAGGCTCAAAGGCAATGCGATCGACTTAACGCCTCAAGAATTTAGTTTGTTGTATGTACTCGCGCAATCTGAAGGATTAGCCCTTAGTCGTGCTGAACTTCTGCAACGGGCTTGGCCAGATGAGATTAATAATCCTCGGACTGTGGATACCCATGTTTTATCGTTACGCAAAAAACTAGAGGTTGATCCACAACAGCCCAATCTAATCCAAACAGTCCGCAATATTGGCTATCGATTTAATCCTGAAGCGTTAATGCGATCGCCTTTACGTCCAAATTCTCAAAATTTAAATAACTCCAATAGCGATCGCCCCCCACAATTTACGGCTCCGCCCAGTCGGTCGTTTGCTAAATATTAG
- a CDS encoding ATP-binding protein: MTNANLPRRESLVNRLIFGLTTSTSLLATATLILLLHIQQGTPELEAFTTWLAIVIFSAGLGSGLFVAISIIRSIQPPLSELAETAEELSTGNLSARSQLNRADEIGEFAKVFNRMAAHLEIKTATLEARDIQFALQSLDRVLVNTTDQYKLIKASLEEICKLTGAQLGSIYLWETSTSRPEGYLLLAAEWGYKTSQAMTEISLGEGIIGQAGQLQEAIIWEGDRLKGQTLVYRTPVGDLLPQSLSAYPLMLRSSLVGVLFLGSLTPLSDRGRNILQSIGRRLATAISNAQSIDTIARQREELTTVFEQLADGVLLSDPAGRILKINSAGRKILSFNAVNDGVPASPVIAKSMEEIVKQFDIRHQDGEPVDLANLVVFRAMSTGEVVEDQVVLRPPEGNEIILSTKAAPLVGTESELIGSVMILRDVTEQRYRDKVMQETNKIMIEQQKRMSILQRLTNLINQQLQDLDVLLESVVEATCDAIMWAEICVIALFNPKENRLTLSAAKGLPDDLPLQESFDLNAQNLIAQVFKEGIPIEIKAGESHLIEDLPVKSALCVPIESSRSGRLGVLAIGHFHLERASSREDLNLLASFGVQAAIAIGNAQLINQIEAQNAQLLEATQLKSQFLANMSHELRTPMNAIIGFSQVLLRQRREALSTSQIDMVERILRNGKNLLDLINDILDLSKIEAGKMEAHPEIFNLDELIHHTCESLQPLANIKSLNFVFENHIGTCAIYHDSIRIKQVITNLVSNAIKFTDNGEVCVELKYASETLDSMIDKPISEVITLTINPSSEELPISPFAISNILISVRDTGIGIEPEFQRTIFEQFRQVDQSSTRKHGGTGLGLAITEQLVLLMGGTISVESVVNQGSTFTIELPPRLKDN; this comes from the coding sequence ATGACCAATGCCAACCTGCCCCGCCGAGAAAGTTTAGTCAATCGCTTAATTTTTGGGCTAACCACTAGCACCTCCCTGCTAGCCACAGCTACATTAATCCTGCTATTGCATATCCAGCAAGGCACACCCGAATTGGAAGCCTTCACCACATGGCTAGCGATCGTGATTTTCTCTGCGGGTTTAGGTTCAGGGCTATTTGTTGCCATTTCCATTATTCGCAGTATTCAACCACCATTATCAGAGCTAGCAGAAACAGCCGAAGAACTATCAACAGGCAACTTGTCCGCGCGATCGCAGTTAAATCGCGCTGATGAAATTGGAGAATTTGCCAAGGTTTTTAATCGGATGGCGGCGCATCTAGAAATTAAAACGGCTACCTTAGAAGCCCGTGATATCCAATTTGCGCTGCAATCCCTCGATCGCGTACTAGTAAATACTACCGATCAATACAAATTGATTAAAGCGAGTTTAGAGGAAATTTGTAAACTTACGGGCGCACAACTTGGAAGCATTTACCTTTGGGAAACTTCAACCTCACGTCCTGAGGGATATCTATTATTAGCGGCGGAATGGGGCTATAAAACTAGTCAAGCGATGACAGAAATTTCTCTGGGCGAAGGAATCATCGGTCAGGCAGGACAACTGCAAGAAGCAATTATTTGGGAAGGCGATCGACTGAAGGGGCAAACGCTGGTTTATCGAACTCCCGTTGGTGATTTACTTCCTCAAAGTCTTTCCGCCTATCCCCTGATGCTCAGAAGCAGCCTTGTGGGCGTTCTATTTTTAGGCAGTCTTACACCTCTGTCCGATCGCGGTCGGAATATTCTCCAATCAATTGGTCGTCGTCTTGCCACAGCGATTAGCAATGCCCAGAGTATTGATACGATCGCCCGTCAGCGTGAAGAACTAACTACGGTATTCGAGCAGCTTGCGGATGGTGTACTACTCAGCGATCCTGCGGGACGCATTCTCAAAATCAACTCCGCAGGGCGCAAAATTCTGAGTTTCAATGCGGTGAATGATGGTGTACCTGCATCACCAGTAATTGCCAAATCGATGGAAGAAATCGTCAAACAATTTGACATCAGACATCAAGATGGTGAACCCGTCGATTTAGCGAATCTCGTCGTATTTCGCGCCATGTCCACAGGCGAAGTGGTGGAAGATCAAGTGGTGTTGCGTCCCCCTGAAGGCAATGAAATCATTCTTAGTACGAAGGCTGCACCGCTTGTTGGCACGGAGTCAGAGCTAATAGGCAGTGTGATGATTTTGCGCGATGTGACCGAGCAGCGCTATCGCGATAAGGTGATGCAGGAAACCAACAAGATCATGATTGAGCAGCAAAAGCGAATGAGCATTTTGCAACGGCTCACCAACTTAATTAATCAACAGTTACAAGATCTTGATGTTCTTTTAGAATCAGTCGTAGAGGCGACTTGCGACGCGATTATGTGGGCGGAGATTTGTGTGATTGCCCTTTTCAATCCCAAGGAGAATCGACTAACTCTATCAGCAGCAAAGGGGTTACCCGATGATTTGCCTCTGCAAGAATCCTTTGACTTGAATGCTCAAAATCTAATTGCACAGGTATTTAAAGAAGGTATTCCCATTGAAATCAAAGCAGGGGAATCACATCTAATTGAGGATCTACCCGTTAAAAGTGCTTTATGTGTACCGATTGAATCTAGTCGCTCTGGGCGTTTGGGCGTATTAGCGATCGGACATTTTCATTTAGAGAGAGCTAGTTCTCGCGAAGATTTAAATCTATTGGCTTCCTTTGGAGTTCAAGCAGCGATCGCGATCGGCAATGCCCAATTAATCAATCAAATCGAAGCTCAAAATGCTCAGTTACTAGAGGCTACCCAACTCAAGAGTCAGTTCCTTGCGAATATGAGCCATGAACTACGAACACCCATGAATGCAATTATTGGCTTTTCACAAGTGTTATTACGTCAGCGTCGTGAGGCTCTTTCTACCAGCCAAATTGATATGGTAGAGCGCATTCTTCGTAATGGCAAAAATCTACTGGACTTGATTAACGATATTCTCGACCTATCGAAAATTGAAGCAGGAAAAATGGAAGCTCATCCAGAAATATTTAATCTTGATGAACTCATTCATCACACCTGCGAGAGTCTACAGCCACTAGCCAATATCAAATCTCTCAATTTTGTGTTTGAAAATCATATTGGTACTTGTGCCATTTATCATGACTCGATTCGGATTAAGCAAGTTATTACTAACTTAGTTTCTAATGCAATTAAATTCACCGATAATGGCGAAGTTTGTGTCGAGTTGAAATATGCTTCGGAAACACTAGATTCAATGATAGATAAGCCTATATCTGAGGTTATTACTTTGACAATTAATCCATCTAGTGAGGAATTACCGATTTCTCCTTTCGCAATATCAAATATTCTGATCTCTGTTCGCGATACAGGCATTGGGATTGAGCCCGAGTTTCAACGCACAATTTTTGAGCAATTCCGTCAAGTCGATCAATCTTCTACCCGTAAGCATGGAGGAACGGGTCTAGGTTTAGCGATTACAGAGCAGCTTGTTTTGCTAATGGGTGGCACAATTTCTGTAGAAAGTGTAGTTAATCAAGGTTCCACTTTTACAATCGAGTTACCACCAAGATTAAAAGATAATTAG
- a CDS encoding TMEM165/GDT1 family protein, producing MLQAFTASLLLITISELGDKTFFIAVILSMRYDHRTVFSSVLSALALMTVLSVLLGQAVSLLPKTYTHYGAIALFLIFGVKLIIDAIRMSPNATEEVVKEAEETVREQDHQIAIPLFGKMLARYPQIGIWIQAFVMTFLAEWGDRTQISTIALAAANDPVFVTLGAILGHGICTVIAVIGGRMVAGRISERVITGIGGVLFLIFGVTAYFQA from the coding sequence TTGTTACAAGCTTTTACAGCAAGTTTATTGCTGATTACTATTTCGGAATTAGGGGATAAAACTTTTTTTATCGCTGTGATCTTATCGATGCGCTATGACCACCGCACCGTATTTTCATCAGTGTTATCAGCACTAGCATTGATGACAGTACTCTCGGTTCTGTTAGGTCAAGCCGTATCTTTATTGCCAAAGACTTACACGCATTATGGCGCGATCGCCTTATTCTTGATTTTTGGGGTGAAGCTAATTATCGATGCCATCCGCATGTCACCCAACGCAACCGAGGAAGTTGTCAAAGAAGCAGAAGAAACAGTTAGAGAGCAAGATCATCAAATTGCGATTCCCCTATTCGGCAAAATGTTAGCGCGTTATCCACAGATTGGCATTTGGATACAGGCTTTTGTGATGACGTTCTTGGCAGAATGGGGTGATCGCACCCAAATTAGCACGATCGCTTTGGCTGCTGCGAACGATCCAGTTTTTGTGACCTTGGGGGCAATCTTAGGTCATGGCATTTGTACGGTGATTGCTGTGATTGGTGGTCGTATGGTGGCAGGACGCATATCTGAGCGTGTAATTACAGGAATCGGTGGCGTTCTCTTTTTGATTTTTGGTGTAACTGCTTATTTTCAAGCTTAA
- the glcD gene encoding glycolate oxidase subunit GlcD codes for MTAIAPISYIPSAQTQAIDWQAIAHDLIAIVGDRYVVRTREELLAYECDGLTSYKQQPAIVVLPLTTEEVSAVVKVCASYKVAFVARGSGTGLSGGALPLPDSVLIVTARMKKILEVDFENQRVVVQPGVINNWVTQAVSGAGFYYAPDPSSQIICSIGGNVAENSGGVHCLKYGVTTNHVLGAKIVLPDGSIKDIGSKIPESPGYDLTGIFVGSEGTLGIATEVTLKILKSAESIQVLLADFTTMEAAGSTVSDVISAGIIPGGMEIMDNMSINAVEDTVATNCYPRDAASILLIEIDGLEIEVAESAKRVEAICYKNGARNVTTATDPEQRLRLWKGRKAAFAAMGRLSPDYYVQDGVIPRTKLTYVLQEIEKLSEKYGYHVANVFHAGDGNLHPLILYNNAETGALETVEELGGEILKLCVRVGGSISGEHGIGADKKCYMPEMFSETDLETMRWIRDVFDPQGIANPTKILPTPRTCGEGAKPSHSDAKFKLVERF; via the coding sequence ATGACCGCGATCGCCCCTATCTCTTATATTCCCTCAGCACAAACACAGGCTATTGATTGGCAAGCGATCGCCCATGATTTGATTGCCATCGTCGGCGATCGCTACGTGGTGCGTACTCGCGAAGAATTACTCGCCTATGAGTGCGATGGACTCACTAGTTATAAGCAACAACCTGCGATCGTCGTGCTGCCCCTGACCACTGAGGAAGTATCGGCAGTCGTGAAAGTATGCGCGAGTTACAAAGTTGCTTTTGTGGCTCGCGGATCGGGGACAGGCTTATCGGGTGGCGCTTTGCCATTGCCTGACTCAGTACTAATCGTCACAGCCCGCATGAAAAAAATTCTCGAAGTTGATTTTGAGAATCAGCGCGTTGTCGTCCAACCTGGAGTAATTAATAACTGGGTGACCCAAGCCGTAAGCGGTGCAGGCTTCTACTACGCCCCCGATCCTTCGAGTCAAATCATCTGCTCTATCGGTGGCAATGTCGCTGAAAACTCAGGGGGTGTGCATTGTCTCAAATATGGAGTCACTACAAACCACGTTCTCGGAGCCAAGATTGTTCTGCCCGATGGCTCGATCAAAGATATTGGCAGCAAAATCCCTGAAAGTCCAGGTTACGATCTCACTGGTATTTTTGTCGGTTCTGAAGGAACCCTTGGCATTGCCACTGAAGTAACTCTCAAGATTCTTAAATCGGCTGAATCGATCCAAGTCCTCTTAGCCGATTTCACTACCATGGAAGCCGCAGGATCAACGGTTTCCGATGTCATCAGTGCTGGTATTATTCCGGGGGGAATGGAAATCATGGATAACATGAGTATTAATGCGGTCGAGGATACAGTAGCTACAAATTGTTATCCGCGTGATGCGGCTTCGATTTTGCTGATTGAAATAGATGGATTAGAAATAGAAGTTGCTGAAAGTGCTAAACGAGTTGAAGCAATTTGTTATAAAAATGGGGCGCGAAATGTGACCACTGCAACCGATCCCGAACAACGTCTCAGGTTATGGAAAGGAAGAAAGGCAGCTTTTGCGGCAATGGGTCGCCTTAGCCCTGATTACTATGTGCAGGATGGAGTGATTCCGCGTACTAAGCTTACCTATGTGTTGCAGGAGATTGAGAAACTGAGTGAGAAGTATGGCTACCATGTTGCCAATGTCTTCCATGCTGGGGATGGCAATCTGCATCCATTGATTCTATATAACAATGCGGAAACTGGCGCTCTAGAAACGGTGGAGGAACTAGGCGGTGAAATCCTTAAGCTCTGTGTGCGTGTTGGTGGTAGCATTTCTGGTGAGCATGGTATTGGTGCGGATAAGAAGTGCTATATGCCTGAGATGTTTAGCGAAACTGATTTAGAAACGATGCGATGGATTCGCGATGTTTTTGATCCCCAAGGAATTGCGAATCCAACCAAGATTTTGCCGACTCCACGTACTTGTGGTGAAGGAGCAAAGCCTAGTCATAGCGATGCTAAGTTTAAGTTAGTAGAGAGATTTTAG
- the dapB gene encoding 4-hydroxy-tetrahydrodipicolinate reductase, with protein sequence MTNNAQIPVVVSGATGKMGREIIKAIAQAPDMSLVGAIGRKHIGEDIGEVIGIGELEIPVTDNLEVVLAQASQESQLPVMVDVTHPSIIYDNIRSAIAYGVRPVVGTTGLSEQQIADLAIFADKASTGCIIAPNFSVGVILMQQAAIAAAKYFQHVEIIELHHNQKADAPSGTAIKTAQMLSELGQSFNPALVDEKEHLTGARGATYGENIRIHSVRVPGLVARQEVIFGAMGETLKIEHNASDRTCYMAGMLLCVRKVLALKSLIYGLEKLL encoded by the coding sequence ATGACCAATAATGCACAAATCCCTGTTGTTGTCTCTGGGGCAACAGGCAAAATGGGGCGCGAAATAATCAAAGCGATCGCCCAAGCACCAGACATGTCCCTAGTTGGAGCGATCGGTCGCAAACACATCGGCGAAGATATCGGTGAAGTGATTGGTATTGGTGAATTAGAGATACCTGTGACTGACAATCTCGAAGTCGTGCTTGCCCAAGCCTCTCAAGAGTCGCAATTACCCGTAATGGTTGATGTCACACATCCCAGCATTATTTATGACAATATTCGCTCAGCGATCGCCTATGGTGTGCGTCCCGTTGTCGGCACAACAGGTTTAAGCGAACAACAAATTGCCGACCTTGCCATTTTCGCAGACAAGGCAAGTACAGGCTGTATCATTGCCCCAAATTTTTCCGTCGGGGTGATTTTGATGCAACAGGCGGCGATCGCTGCTGCTAAATATTTCCAGCATGTGGAAATTATCGAATTGCACCACAATCAAAAAGCTGATGCGCCTAGTGGCACTGCTATCAAAACCGCCCAAATGCTCTCAGAGCTAGGTCAATCCTTTAATCCTGCTCTTGTTGATGAAAAAGAACATCTCACTGGCGCAAGGGGCGCGACCTATGGCGAGAACATTCGCATTCACAGTGTGCGTGTACCAGGGCTAGTTGCGCGTCAAGAAGTGATTTTTGGGGCGATGGGTGAAACTCTCAAAATTGAACATAATGCTAGCGATCGCACTTGTTACATGGCAGGTATGTTGCTCTGTGTCCGCAAAGTACTTGCGCTCAAGTCCCTTATTTACGGCTTAGAAAAATTACTATAA
- a CDS encoding NUDIX hydrolase, translating to MTYRNPVPTVDIIIALRDRPHQPIVLIERLNPPHGWAIVGGFVDYGERLEDAARREAQEETGLQVELIDLLGLYSDPSRDERLHTISAVYMAEAVGEPKADDDAKSVGCFTAWEIPSQLCFDHAQILQDYWRYRNYGIRPKL from the coding sequence GTGACTTATCGAAATCCTGTTCCCACGGTTGATATTATTATTGCCCTGCGCGATCGCCCCCATCAACCGATTGTCCTAATTGAGCGGCTGAATCCACCTCACGGCTGGGCGATCGTGGGTGGATTTGTTGATTATGGCGAACGTCTCGAAGATGCCGCGAGGCGAGAGGCTCAGGAAGAAACAGGGCTACAGGTGGAGTTAATCGACTTGCTAGGGCTTTATTCAGATCCTAGTCGAGATGAGCGTCTCCATACGATTAGTGCGGTGTATATGGCTGAGGCAGTGGGCGAACCAAAGGCTGATGATGATGCTAAGTCTGTTGGTTGTTTTACGGCTTGGGAAATACCTAGCCAGTTATGTTTCGACCATGCTCAAATCCTGCAAGATTATTGGCGCTATCGCAACTATGGTATTCGCCCCAAGCTATAG